The Streptomyces sp. NBC_00775 genome includes the window GCGGTCAGCGCCGCCGGGGTGGTGAGTCTCGCGGTGGAAACCAGCCCGGCCACCGGGTCGGGTACCGGCAGGCCGTCCGCCGGATCGCCGGAGCGGCCGTCCACGAGCAGCACACTGCGGTTGCCCTCGGCGAGGATGTCCGCCGCGTTGCGCAGCGTGGTGCTCAGCCCGAGGTTCTCCGACGTGGTGAAGAAGATGGTGAACGAACCTGCGCGGTCAAGGGGGTTGGCGTCTGGCATGACCTCTCCGCTCGGCGCGGCACAGCAAGGGAAGGTGGACATAACGGACATGCGAGGGTGTCAGTATAGGGCTCGCCACCCCACCCCCGGCTGTGCGCAACCCGGTCTGCGTCAGATCCGCGGGTCGCCCGCACCCCGCCCACTTCGCTCACGCGCTCTCGGTGTGCCCGGTGACGAACGGGTCGCCCGCCGCGCAGCTGTCGTGCACCCGGCGCAGCAGCGCGCCGAGCACGGAGTCCGGCAGGGCGGCGACGTCTTCGAGTGCCAGTCCGGCGATGTCCAGGACGACGGACTGGGCGTCGGACCCCGGACCCCGGCCCTCGCCCTTACCCGGCTCGGCGGGGGTGGCTCCCTCGGCAACTGCCATGGTGTCCACTCCAGGATGTTCGTGGACCGCTGTGCGGCTGCGGCCCGCCCCGCGTGGACGCGGAGCGAGTGACCGATGTCCACTTCAGCGTAACGCCACCCCCCGCCCGCGCGGCAGCGGTCGTGCACCCCGTGCTTCGTCAACTGCCCGCAATACGGAACCCGTTGGCTCATTCGTGATGTTGACGCTCGCCGCACCCCGAACGAATACTGGTCAAACAGAGTGCGCCAGGTCCTGAAGTACGACGGGGACATACGACGGGGACGGCGGCGCACATCTTCGGGGGGAAGCGGATGAGTCGACCGCCACTGCGCCATGCGGAGCCGCCCTGGCCGAGGGCTGCCGACGTGGTGGCACGGGAGACGGCCGGCTGGGTCCCGTACCCGATCCACTCCTTCGTCCTCAAGGTGCACAGCCGCTGCGACCTGGCCTGCGACTACTGCTACATGTACCGCTCGCACGACCAGAGCTGGCGCACACAGCCGCGGACCATGGCCCCCGCCACCGTCGAGCGCACGGCCCAGCGGATCGCCGAACACCTGTCCGCGCACGGGCTGTACGAGGCAGGCGTCGTCCTGCACGGCGGCGAACCCCTGCTCGCCGGCGACGCCGCGCTCGCCCGTACGGTCTCGACCCTGCGCGCGGCTGTCGGCGACGGCGTACGGCTGCGTCTGTCCCTGCAGACCAACGGTGTACGCCTGACCGAGCAACGGCTCGACCTCTGCGGCGAACTGGGCATCCGGATCGGGGTGAGCACCGACGGCGGACGCGCCGCCCACGACCGGCACCGCCGGGGCGCCGACGGGCGCGGCAGCCATGCCCGGGTGGAGGCGGCCCTGCGGCTGCTGGCGAGTGAGCCCTACCGGCCGCTGTTCGCCGCGCTGCTGTGCACGATCGACCTGCGCAACGACCCCGTACGCACCTATGAAGAGCTGCTCTCCCACCGCCCGCCCACCGTCGACTTCCTTCTGCCGCTGGGCAATTGGCGCACGCCGCCGCCCGGCCTCGACCCCGGAGGGCGGCGCACTCCGTACGCGGACTGGCTGTGGGCCGTCTTCGAGCGCTGGTACGGGGCGGCCGTGCGCGAGACCGGCGTACGCCTCCTCGACGACCTGATGGCCCTTCTGCTGGGCGCCGAACCGCGCACGGAGGCCCTCGGACTGTCCCCGGTGCGCTACGCGGTGGTGGAGACCGACGGCTCGCTGGCCCAGGACGACAGTCTGCGCACCGCGTACGCCGGGGCCGCGCGCACCGGGCTCGACGTGGAGCGCCACTCCTTCGACGCGCTGCTGCGCCATCCCGGCGTCGCGGCCCGCCAGTGGGGCGCCGACGGACTGTGCGCCGAGTGCCGCGCCTGCCCGCTGCACCGGGTGTGCGGGGGCGGCCACTACGCGAACCGGTACCGCCACGACACGGGGTTCGCCAACCCGAGCGTGTACTGCGCCGACCTGGCGGCACTGATCGGACGCGTACGCGGACGCCTGGCCGAGGATGTGACACGCCTGGCCATGTCGCCGTCCGCGCGGCCGGCGGCCACGCCCTCGCCCTCGCTCTCGTCTTCGTCCTCGTCCTCGTTGTCGTCGGAGGTGGCATGACGCCGTTGCCGCACCGCATGCCGGGCGTGCTGTTCGACGAGGTCGCCGCCGGATGCGGCGGCGCCGGGGCCCTGCGGCTGCTCGCCCGCGCCGAGCACAGCCGACGCCTCGCCTGCGTGTACGCGGTGACGGCCGCCGCCCGTGACACCGGGGGCGCCGTGGCCCAGGAGGCCGAGCAGGCGTGGGAGCTGCTCGTCGCCGCCCGGAACGCGGCACCCGACGCCGCGGCCGCCGTCCTGACCCATCCGTCGGCCGGTCCCGCACTGTTCGGCCTGCTCGCGCGTCTGACCCAACGGCGCGAGGGTGCGCAGCCGCCGGTCCACTGGCTCACCACGCTCGCCGCCGCGGCGGCCGTCCGCGCCGGGCTGCCCATGCGCGTGAGCTGGCCGGCGGCGGGCCCCTGGGTGGCGCTGCCCTCGCTCGGCCGGGCCCACTTCCCCGGCGCCCGCCCCGGCGAGCGCGTCGAGGTGCGAGTCGGTGACGACGGCCGTACCCGGATCGCCGTACCCGGATCGGCCCTCGCCCCCGGCCCGGTCACGGTGCCCAGGGATCCGTACCAGAGCACGGGACGCTGGCGGGGCGCCCACCTGCTGACCGCCCTGGACACCGACGCCCCGCTGCTGCTCGACCCCCTGGACCCGTCGTGCTTCCCGCACGCGGAGGGGCGCCCCGGAGACCTCGGCGCCGACGAGGTGCGCCGCTGGGCGTCGGTCGCGCGGG containing:
- a CDS encoding FxsB family cyclophane-forming radical SAM/SPASM peptide maturase translates to MSRPPLRHAEPPWPRAADVVARETAGWVPYPIHSFVLKVHSRCDLACDYCYMYRSHDQSWRTQPRTMAPATVERTAQRIAEHLSAHGLYEAGVVLHGGEPLLAGDAALARTVSTLRAAVGDGVRLRLSLQTNGVRLTEQRLDLCGELGIRIGVSTDGGRAAHDRHRRGADGRGSHARVEAALRLLASEPYRPLFAALLCTIDLRNDPVRTYEELLSHRPPTVDFLLPLGNWRTPPPGLDPGGRRTPYADWLWAVFERWYGAAVRETGVRLLDDLMALLLGAEPRTEALGLSPVRYAVVETDGSLAQDDSLRTAYAGAARTGLDVERHSFDALLRHPGVAARQWGADGLCAECRACPLHRVCGGGHYANRYRHDTGFANPSVYCADLAALIGRVRGRLAEDVTRLAMSPSARPAATPSPSLSSSSSSSLSSEVA
- the fxsA gene encoding FxSxx-COOH cyclophane-containing RiPP peptide: MAVAEGATPAEPGKGEGRGPGSDAQSVVLDIAGLALEDVAALPDSVLGALLRRVHDSCAAGDPFVTGHTESA
- a CDS encoding HEXXH motif domain-containing protein, coding for MTPLPHRMPGVLFDEVAAGCGGAGALRLLARAEHSRRLACVYAVTAAARDTGGAVAQEAEQAWELLVAARNAAPDAAAAVLTHPSAGPALFGLLARLTQRREGAQPPVHWLTTLAAAAAVRAGLPMRVSWPAAGPWVALPSLGRAHFPGARPGERVEVRVGDDGRTRIAVPGSALAPGPVTVPRDPYQSTGRWRGAHLLTALDTDAPLLLDPLDPSCFPHAEGRPGDLGADEVRRWASVARDACRLLRADHPETYAELAAGPRLLVPLTGTARGSVSGSSAETFGCVAMSLPPTGTVFAVTMAHEMQHNKFAALLHLFDLFEAGGQELYYAPWRSDPRPLLGLFHGAYAHLGVAQFWNRRRETEPDAALRAAAHLRFARWRSATREATLVLLDSGRLTPLGQRFAGRMLDTLDTLCRLPVPDPALRRAEAEARAHRAAWHDRNGRAPALSV